From Mytilus edulis chromosome 9, xbMytEdul2.2, whole genome shotgun sequence, the proteins below share one genomic window:
- the LOC139489111 gene encoding uncharacterized protein codes for MPRGKTVARGKGVKKRRTARVTDNDRTAALSQTEHDVVPPRTQITTSNASGPSTTFNSSVDLPNNEESYSQTINEQGTFQNFESNVNSVHEIASISNDLGNNVSCNIRQKILNGEYIDLGCLLSNPVPIDDNSNTLIIKDGVLQSKPKTSTVKINSISQWTDAFLIFIDIYLSSHLGEARGLLKYMSNIRLGASRVPGLGWKRYDEQFRLKKIRMPSCNWGTVDLELWLLFMYDDSTQLNPNPVTNAYKCYDYNNGSCTRPNCHYSHSCLRCSGIHPSVNCTRYGAQTNFNFRRGPRFAAGQPNNSSQRGSSANPRAAVRFQRPPFHGSFNR; via the coding sequence ATGCCTAGGGGAAAAACTGTCGCGAGGGGAAAAGGAGTTAAAAAAAGGAGAACAGCCCGTGTTACTGATAATGACAGGACAGCTGCACTGTCTCAAACAGAACATGATGTAGTGCCGCCACGGACGCAAATTACAACATCTAATGCATCAGGACCATCTACCACATTTAACAGTTCAGTGGATTTACCGAATAATGAAGAGTCGTATTCACAAACCATCAATGAACAAggtacatttcaaaattttgaatctaaTGTTAATTCTGTACATGAAATTGCTAGCATCAGCAATGATTTGGGTAATAATGTTTCTTGCAATATCAGACAAAAAATCTTAAATGGTGAATATATTGATCTGGGTTGTTTATTGTCGAACCCAGTACCTATTGATGATAATTCTAATACTTTAATAATTAAAGATGGTGTTCTACAATCTAAACCAAAAACATCAACAGTCAAGATTAATAGTATTAGTCAGTGGACTGATGCATTTCtgattttcattgatatttaccTGTCAAGTCATTTGGGAGAGGCAAGAGGGCTTCTGAAATACATGAGTAACATACGACTGGGAGCTAGTAGGGTTCCCGGTTTAGGCTGGAAGAGGTATGACGAGCAattccgtttaaaaaaaataagaatgccGTCTTGTAACTGGGGAACAGTTGATTTAGAGCTTTGGTTACTCTTCATGTATGATGATAGCACACAACTTAATCCAAACCCTGTAACTAATGCGTATAAATGTTATGATTATAACAATGGATCATGTACTAGGCCTAACTGTCATTATTCACATAGTTGTTTACGTTGTTCAGGTATTCACCCATCGGTAAACTGTACACGATATGGTGCTcagacaaattttaattttaggcGTGGTCCTAGATTCGCTGCTGGACAACCAAATAACAGTTCGCAACGAGGCTCGAGTGCTAATCCAAGGGCAGCTGTCAGATTCCAGCGACCACCTTTCCACGGTTCATTCAATCGCTAA